The region TTCGTAAGCGCAATGGTGTAATGATTTTTGCAACACAATCGCCAGAAGATTATCTTGATTCTGAAATTGCACCTGCATTGATTCAACAATGCGCAACGCAAATTCTATTGCCGAATCCTCGCGCAAATCGTGACCAGTACGTTAATGGCCTGAAACTAACGTCTGCTGAATATGATCTTGTTTCTCATTTTGGCGAAGATTCACGCCAATTTCTGTATAAACAACAACATTTATCTACTGTTTGCCGTATGAATTACGGGCGTGAATTTGATCGTGAATTATCAATTTTATCTGGCTCGGCTGATTTATTGCCACTAATGGATGAAGCTATTTCTGAACGTGGTAAAAAATCTGATTTGTGGTTGCCTCGTTTTTATGAGTTGCGCAAGCAACATTTTGGCCGCTGATTAGCGGTGTTCAATCTTGGAATTTCCAAGAGTTCATTACCGGAGTAATTAAATGAAAAAATCGCTTATCTCTTTGGTTCTTGTTGCTGCTTTTGCTACTCAACATGCTAATGCAACAGGTATTCCCGTTGTGGACGTTGCTAACCTTGCGCAAACTGTCCAGCAAGTAATTACCGCAGCAGACCAATTAGCACAAATGAAATCGCAGTTAGATCAAATGAAACAGCAATACGATGCTATTTCAGGTATGCGCGGCCTTGGTGATATTTTTAATGACCCTGCTTTGCGTGACGCATTACCTTCTGATTGGCGACAAGTTTATGATGGGGTTAAAAATGGTAAGTATCAGGGTATTTCTGGTACTGCAAAAGCAATTAAAGATGCAAACCGAATTTTCGGTTGTGACCAACAAGGCTTAACAGGCAATCGTTTAGCATTGTGCCAAGAACAAGAAGCGCGTAACGCCCAAAATCGTGACTTAGCGAATCAGGCTTATGATGCGGCATCAAAACGAATTGACCAAATTACGCAACTTGGTAAACAAATCAATACCACATCAGACCCTAAAGCAATTGCCGAATTGCAAGCGCGTATCACTAATGAAATGAACGCGATTCAAAACGAGCAAACCAAGCTGCAATTAATGAAACAAATTGCAGATATTGAAAAAGAAACGTATCGCCAACGTCAGCGTGAAGCGAAAATTCAAGATGGTCGTAAACAGGTTGTTGTTCAATCTGTTCAACCTCTAACAGTTCAATAAGGTTAAATCATGGCCTCTGGTGTCTTTGAATATCTTGGTGTGTCAATTAGTAATTTGACTTCCGCATGGGTAACTACGGCATCCAGCAATGCTGTATCTGCAATTACTCCTGTAGTAATTGCAGGTGCATCACTTTATATTTCTATTTTTGGCTACATGATTATTGCGGGTCGTGTTCAGAACTCTTTTCAAGAGTTTCTGGTTAAATGCGGAAAGTTAATAATTGTTGCTTCAATGGCTATTAATTTAGGAATATATCAGGGGAATATCATTCAAATGGCAACCGGACTTCAAGACGGTTTGCCGCAATTATTCGGTATTACCGCACCTGGCGATACTGTATATACCCTCCTTGATAAAGCGTATTTAGACGGTGTTAATGATGGTGTTCATAAAATGTTTATGAAAGCCGATGAAGCCGATTGGGATGATGTTGGGGGAACAATTGCATATTACATAATGGGTTTTACTATGGCGATTGCGCTGATGGTAGTAACTATTATTTCTGCTTCCTACATTATTATTTCTAAAGTCGCTCTTAGTATTATTTTAGGGGTTGGGCCGATATTTCTTGCTGGTTACGCTTTTCCTCCGACTCAAAAGTTTGGCGATCAGTGGGTAAGTGCTGTAATGAATTATGTTGTAACTGCATTTGTCGCTGCTGCTGTAGCTTCGTTGTGCATGACCATATTTGTTAAATACGCGGGTCAAATCACGTTTGATGCTGATGCAACAATGATTCAAATTTTTTATAACATTCTTTCCATTCTTATCGTTTCTGTTGTTCTTGGCCTATTGGCGCTACAAGCGCCAAGTATTGCATCATCATTAGCGGGTGGCCTTGGCTTATCTTCGTTTAATCCTATTTCAATGGCATCTAATGCCGTAAATAGTGTTATGCGTGGCGGTTCAAAAGTATCAAATGCGGTTCAGCGCGGTGCGGCCAATTCAACAAGGGCAGTTAATTACGCTAAAAATCCTGCATATCGCCAAGCGGTTAATTCAAGAGCCGCTAGAAGTCTCGGTTTTTATAATCGTGGCAAATCGGCTGGTGACGGAAAAGTAAAACGCAATGATTCAGGCTCTAATGCAAATAAAGCGCAACCAAGCCAAAGTCAAACAGCCAGTGCATACCGTCCAGCAGCAGCAAAAAATACTGCGGCAATGAATTACCGTCCTCCATCAAGATCAGCCGCAAGTGGTGAAAAAAAGGCTGCTTAATCCGGTTGCACTAATCAGACAAAGAATTGAAATATAGACATTCATTAAACCCAAGATTACCAAAATAGTGTAAATTGGTAATGTTAAAACTCTCAAAGAGGGAAAAGCATGTTTAGTAAAAAACGAGTCAGAGAACAAGAAAAAACAACTCAAAAACAAACTGCAAAAGATAAAGACGCTTTCAGTGATGCGCAAGGATGGGAAGTTAGCATTATTGGTGAAGCTGAAAAATCAAAAATCTTTGCCCAACGAATGGCGGCAAGTTTTGGTGTAATTGCAGCCTTATCTGTTACCGCTCTTTGTTTGCTTACTCCTTTAAAAGAGGTTGTTCCTTACGTTATTCGCGTAGATAGCTCTACGGGTATTCCTGATATTGTCACAACAATTAAAAACAAATCCGTTCCTCAAGATGAAGTAATGGATAAGTATTTTTTGGCTAAATATATTCAACATCGCTATTCCTATGATTGGAATACGATTCAGCTTGATTATGATACAACTTTGCTTTTAAGCGCCCAACAGCCTGCGGCTGAGTATTTAAAAGAATTTGAAGGTGAAAATGCGCGTGATAAACGCTATGGCAAGCGTCAGCGCGTCTTAACAAACATTATTTCTGTAGTACCAGACCCAAGCAAAGGAATTGCCACAATTCGTTTTACTGAAACGGTGCAATCTATTGATTCAACGGATAAGAAAGGCGAAACAAAGCAATGGATTGCTACTGTTAGCTATGAGTATTCGGGCGCTAATGGTATGAGTGAAAAAGATCGTTTAATTAATCCATTCGGTTTCCATGTGTTATCTATGCGCCGTGACCCTGAATTGGTACAAATCGCGCCTGCTCCGGTTGTTCCTGCGCCTGCTCCAGCAGCAGAAGCACAACAAGAGGTTGCTCAATAATGAAAAATGGAATTAAAAATATCGTTATTGCAATGTTAATTGCGGGGGTCATAACCCCTGCAATTCATGCTGCCGAAGTGCCTGTACCTTCAATGCGTGATGCGCGTACAAAACTAGTTCAATACAACGCTGATGAAGTCTATACGGTAAATACATATCCTGGCATCGCCACACGCATTATTTTGGGTGAAGGCGAAACGGTTACTGATATTGCAACTGGTTTTTCTACTGCATGGGAAATTGCAGATCGCGGCAATGTGATTTATGTGAAGCCTAAGCAAGAAAAGGCCGATACAAACATGCTTGTAGTGACAAATAAGCGTGAATATCAATTTGACTTGATTATGCCAAATAATCCAAGCAAAACCGCGACGGTATTTCTAAACAATAGAAATATTGCTTATACAATTCGATTCTCATATCCCGAAGATGTAAAAGTATTATCAGAAGAAGCATTGAAGCAAGCAACGCTAAAAGAAAAATTAGCTGCTCAACCAATTCCCAAGAATTGGAAGTATTCAATGATGGTTGCTGAAAATTCATCAGATATTAAACCATCAGAAGCTTTTGATGATGGTCGATTTACATATATCAAATTCGCCGCTGGTCGCTCATGGCCTGCAATTTTCCAAGTGCAAGACGACAAAACAGAAAAAATTGTTAATAGCAACTCCGAAGGCGAATACATGGTAATTCACAAAATTGGCCGTGAATTCGTTTTACGTCAGGGTAAACAAGTCGTTGGTCTTTATAACGATGCTTATAACCCTGATGGTGTGCCAACAGCAACGGGCGTTACTGTTGATGGTGTTGAACGTAAAGTTATCGCGGAATAAAAAAAATGGAAAATACAGCTATCAAAAACATGGAAGGCGAAGCAGAAATTCCATCGCTCAACAAAAAGAAAAATCAAGGTGAATCAAACCGTAAATTTATGGGCGTTATTTTCGCAGTGGTCGTTTTAGTTATTGGTATTATTGTCACTGTAAAACTTGTGCGCGATTACAAAGCTAAAAAGCACAATGAAGAAGAACAGGCCGCGCTTGCGGCCAAAAAACCCCAAGCGGTTTCCAATATTGGAAAGCGGGATTTTCTTAAACAGCCTCCAAAAGAAGCTCCAGTTGCACCGCCCAAATTACCTGAGTCGTCCGGCCTTGCCGGAACACCTGCTGTACCTGCGACTTCTGCCAGCGCCCCCCCTGTAGTTGCTGCGGGTGCGCCTGTAGTGCCTGCCGTTGGTAATGCTGCTGGCGGTGGCTCTCAACCGATTATGGTAAATGGTTATCCTGCGCACTCTGGCGGTTCAACTGCTGCCGCCTCTGGTGGTCAGGTCGATGCTAACGGCAAGCCTTTACCAGACCCTAACCTTGTTCGTGCATCTGCAAAATTCTCTGCGCCACTTATGGCTGGAGAAAAGAAAACGCAAGCTGCTGCTAATGCGCCACAAGTACGCGGTGAGGGTGATTTAGCACAACCTGCCGATTCATCTAACACCCTTGCAAAACAATTGCAAAGCACTGTGATGCCATATCGCACTGCTGGCAATCTTCCAAATCGCAGTTTTTTACTTACTAAAGGCTCATTCATTAATTGCAATTTGCAAACAAAGCTAGATTCAACCGTTGATGGTATGACAGCTTGCAAAGTGAGCGAAAATATTTATTCAACAAACGGCAAGGTATTACTGATTGAACGTGGTTCATCCGTAACTGGTGAATACCGTAGTTCATTAAAACGCGGCTCTGCGCGTATGTTTGTTTTGTGGAATCGAATTGAAACTAAGAATGGCGTGATTATCAATTTGGATTCTCCGGCTACTGGCGATTTAGGCCAAGGCGGTATTGATGGTTATGTAGATACAAAGTTTTGG is a window of Iodobacter fluviatilis DNA encoding:
- the virB5 gene encoding P-type DNA transfer protein VirB5, with the translated sequence MKKSLISLVLVAAFATQHANATGIPVVDVANLAQTVQQVITAADQLAQMKSQLDQMKQQYDAISGMRGLGDIFNDPALRDALPSDWRQVYDGVKNGKYQGISGTAKAIKDANRIFGCDQQGLTGNRLALCQEQEARNAQNRDLANQAYDAASKRIDQITQLGKQINTTSDPKAIAELQARITNEMNAIQNEQTKLQLMKQIADIEKETYRQRQREAKIQDGRKQVVVQSVQPLTVQ
- a CDS encoding virB8 family protein, translated to MFSKKRVREQEKTTQKQTAKDKDAFSDAQGWEVSIIGEAEKSKIFAQRMAASFGVIAALSVTALCLLTPLKEVVPYVIRVDSSTGIPDIVTTIKNKSVPQDEVMDKYFLAKYIQHRYSYDWNTIQLDYDTTLLLSAQQPAAEYLKEFEGENARDKRYGKRQRVLTNIISVVPDPSKGIATIRFTETVQSIDSTDKKGETKQWIATVSYEYSGANGMSEKDRLINPFGFHVLSMRRDPELVQIAPAPVVPAPAPAAEAQQEVAQ
- the virB9 gene encoding P-type conjugative transfer protein VirB9, producing the protein MKNGIKNIVIAMLIAGVITPAIHAAEVPVPSMRDARTKLVQYNADEVYTVNTYPGIATRIILGEGETVTDIATGFSTAWEIADRGNVIYVKPKQEKADTNMLVVTNKREYQFDLIMPNNPSKTATVFLNNRNIAYTIRFSYPEDVKVLSEEALKQATLKEKLAAQPIPKNWKYSMMVAENSSDIKPSEAFDDGRFTYIKFAAGRSWPAIFQVQDDKTEKIVNSNSEGEYMVIHKIGREFVLRQGKQVVGLYNDAYNPDGVPTATGVTVDGVERKVIAE
- a CDS encoding type IV secretion system protein, with the protein product MASGVFEYLGVSISNLTSAWVTTASSNAVSAITPVVIAGASLYISIFGYMIIAGRVQNSFQEFLVKCGKLIIVASMAINLGIYQGNIIQMATGLQDGLPQLFGITAPGDTVYTLLDKAYLDGVNDGVHKMFMKADEADWDDVGGTIAYYIMGFTMAIALMVVTIISASYIIISKVALSIILGVGPIFLAGYAFPPTQKFGDQWVSAVMNYVVTAFVAAAVASLCMTIFVKYAGQITFDADATMIQIFYNILSILIVSVVLGLLALQAPSIASSLAGGLGLSSFNPISMASNAVNSVMRGGSKVSNAVQRGAANSTRAVNYAKNPAYRQAVNSRAARSLGFYNRGKSAGDGKVKRNDSGSNANKAQPSQSQTASAYRPAAAKNTAAMNYRPPSRSAASGEKKAA
- the virB10 gene encoding type IV secretion system protein VirB10, with amino-acid sequence MENTAIKNMEGEAEIPSLNKKKNQGESNRKFMGVIFAVVVLVIGIIVTVKLVRDYKAKKHNEEEQAALAAKKPQAVSNIGKRDFLKQPPKEAPVAPPKLPESSGLAGTPAVPATSASAPPVVAAGAPVVPAVGNAAGGGSQPIMVNGYPAHSGGSTAAASGGQVDANGKPLPDPNLVRASAKFSAPLMAGEKKTQAAANAPQVRGEGDLAQPADSSNTLAKQLQSTVMPYRTAGNLPNRSFLLTKGSFINCNLQTKLDSTVDGMTACKVSENIYSTNGKVLLIERGSSVTGEYRSSLKRGSARMFVLWNRIETKNGVIINLDSPATGDLGQGGIDGYVDTKFWDRFGAAMLLSLFEDGFAALAQKTSSNTITLENTQDGAKSMAEEALKANINIPPVLIKNQGETVGIYVARDLDFSGVYKLNVK